In Oryza brachyantha chromosome 2, ObraRS2, whole genome shotgun sequence, a single window of DNA contains:
- the LOC102720856 gene encoding uncharacterized calcium-binding protein B0563.7-like, whose product MAFMRYHRALPQGETTVEEFRAWLSQFDVSGGGRIGREELERALRSLNLWFAWWKAREAMREADANRNGVVDRDEMPRLYAFAQRHLHLKMNELEDVASY is encoded by the coding sequence ATGGCGTTCATGCGGTACCACCGGGCGCTGCCGCAGGGGGAGACGACGGTGGAGGAGTTCAGGGCGTGGCTGAGCCAGTTCGacgtgagcggcggcgggcggatcGGGCGGGAGGAGCTGGAGCGCGCGCTGCGCAGCCTCAACCTGTGGTTCGCGTGGTGGAAGGCGCGGGAGGCGATGCGCGAGGCGGACGCCAACCGCAACGGCGTGGTGGACCGGGACGAGATGCCCAGGCTCTACGCCTTCGCGCAGAGGCACCTCCACCTCAAGATGAACGAGCTCGAGGACGTTGCTTCCTACTAG
- the LOC102721140 gene encoding cell number regulator 1-like produces MYPSAPPDAYNKYSAGAPPPAPQPPAPYQQAMNTSRPGGGLTRWSTGLFHCMDDPGNCLITCVCPCITFGQIADIVDKGTCPCLASGTVYALICASTAMGCLYSCFYRSKLRAQYDLDEGDCPDFLVHCCCEYCALCQEYRELKNRGFDLGIGWSANMDRQRRGVTGGASVMGAPAMPVGMLR; encoded by the exons ATGTATCCATCCGCCCCACCCGACGCGTATAACAAGTACAGCGccggagctccgccgccggcaccgcaGCCGCCGGCACCCTACCAGCAGGCGATGAACACCTCACGCCCCGGCGGCGGGCTGACGCGATGGTCCACCGGCCTTTTCCACTGCATGGACGACCCGGGAAACT GTCTCATCACATGCGTGTGTCCCTGCATCACGTTTGGGCAGATCGCTGACATCGTGGACAAAGGCACCTGCC CATGCCTAGCGAGCGGGACGGTTTACGCGCTCATCTGCGCGTCGACGGCGATGGGGTGCCTGTACTCGTGCTTCTACCGGTCCAAGCTGAGGGCTCAGTACGACCTGGACGAGGGGGATTGCCCCGACTTCCTCGTCCATTGCTGCTGCGAGTACTGCGCGCTTTGCCAGGAGTACCGTGAGCTCAAGAACCGCGGCTTCGACTTGGGGATCG GTTGGTCTGCCAATATGGACAGGCAGAGGCGAGGCGTCACCGGAGGAGCGTCCGTGATGGGGGCGCCGGCCATGCCGGTCGGCATGTTGAGGTAG
- the LOC102721426 gene encoding galactoside 2-alpha-L-fucosyltransferase-like: protein MDVKRTRSPRAPGVDADEDKKRAAAAEWRGAVRPQMVLVGFLITLPILVFVFGGRWGSFPTSSSSATSAPSVGGRHVVPGGVTTKQKTEAPKNVTARPTATTSLSQDRLLGGLLSAAFEESSCQSRYKSSLYRKKSPFPPSPYLVKKLRKYEAYHKKCGPGTKRYRKAIEQLRAGRNVDGAECKYVVWFPCNGLGNRMLTIASTFLYALLSDRVLLMHVAPEQEGLFCEPFPGSSWVLPGDFPHNNPQSLHIGAPESYVNMLKNSVVRNDDPGAVQASSLPPYVYLHVEQFQLKLSDNVFCDEDQLVLNKFNWMILKSDSYFAPALFMTPMYEKELEKMFPKKESVFHHLGRYLFHPTNKVWGIVSRYYEAYLARVDEKIGFQIRIFPEKPIKFENMYDQLMRCIREQRLLPELGSAEPTNTTTDAGKVKAVLIASLYSGYYEKIRGMYYENPTKTGEIVAVYQPSHEEQQQYTSNEHNQKALAEIYLLSYCDKIAMSAWSTFGYVAYSFAGVKPWILLRPDWNKERSEVACVRSTSVEPCLHSPPILGCRAKRDVDVAAVKPYVRHCEDVGFGLKLFDS from the exons atggACGTGAAGCGGACGCGGAGTCCGCGGGCTCCGggcgtcgacgccgacgaggacaAGAAgagggccgccgccgccgagtggCGCGGCGCCGTCCGGCCGCAGATGGTGCTGGTCGGCTTCCTCATCACCCTGCCCATCCTGGTGTTCGTCTTCGGCGGCCGATGGGGCTCGTTCCccacctcgtcctcctccgctaCCTCCGCCCCCAGCGTCGGCGGCCGCCATGTCGTCCCCGGCGGCGTAACAACGAAACAAA AAACTGAAGCCCCGAAAAACGTCACTGCACGGCCCACTGCAACCACATCTCTGTCCCAGGACAGGCTTCTGGGAGGACTACTTTCTGCTGCATTCGAAGAATCCTCCTGTCAGAGCAGATACAAATCGTCTCTCTACCGGAAGAAGTCGCCTTTCCCTCCGTCTCCTTACCTGGTGAAGAAGCTGAGGAAGTACGAGGCCTACCACAAGAAGTGCGGCCCCGGCACCAAGCGCTACAGGAAGGCCATCGAGCAGCTCAGGGCAGGGCGCAACGTCGACGGTGCCGAGTGCAAGTACGTCGTGTGGTTCCCCTGCAATGGCCTCGGCAACCGCATGCTCAccatcgcctccaccttcctcTACGCCCTCCTCTCCGACCGGGTGCTCCTCATGCACGTCGCGCCGGAGCAGGAGGGCCTCTTCTGCGAGCCGTTCCCGGGGAGCTCCTGGGTGCTCCCCGGCGACTTCCCCCACAACAACCCCCAGAGCCTGCACATCGGCGCGCCGGAGAGCTACGTGAACATGCTCAAGAACAGCGTCGTCCGCAACGACGACCCCGGCGCCGTGCAggcgtcgtcgctgccgccgtacGTCTACCTCCACGTCGAGCAGTTCCAGCTGAAGCTGTCCGACAACGTGTTCTGCGACGAGGACCAGCTGGTCCTCAACAAGTTTAACTGGATGATACTCAAGTCTGACAGCTACTTCGCGCCGGCGTTGTTCATGACGCCGATGTACGAGAAGGAGCTCGAGAAGATGTTCCCCAAGAAAGAGTCAGTGTTCCATCATCTTGGAAGGTACCTGTTCCATCCGACGAACAAAGTCTGGGGAATCGTGAGCAGATACTACGAAGCGTACCTTGCCAGAGTCGACGAGAAAATCGGGTTTCAGATTCGGATCTTCCCGGAGAAGCCGATAAAATTCGAGAACATGTATGATCAGTTGATGAGATGCATCAGGGAGCAGCGGCTGTTGCCGGAGCTGGGTAGTGCAGAGCCAACGAACACAACCACCGATGCGGGGAAGGTGAAGGCCGTACTGATTGCCTCACTGTACTCCGGATATTACGAGAAGATCCGTGGGATGTACTACGAGAATCCAACCAAGACCGGCGAGATCGTCGCGGTGTACCAGCCGAGCcacgaggagcagcagcagtacaCGTCCAACGAGCACAACCAGAAGGCGCTGGCCGAGATCTATCTGCTCAGCTACTGCGACAAGATCGCCATGAGCGCCTGGTCCACGTTCGGGTACGTGGCCTACAGCTTCGCCGGCGTTAAGCCGTGGATCCTGCTCCGGCCGGACTGGAACAAGGAGAGGTCGGAGGTGGCGTGCGTCCGGTCGACGTCGGTGGAGCCGTGCCTGCACTCGCCGCCGATCCTCGGGTGCAGGGCCAAGAGGGACGTCGACGTGGCCGCCGTCAAGCCGTACGTCCGGCACTGCGAGGACGTTGGATTCGGTCTCAAGTTGTTCGATAGCTAG
- the LOC102720581 gene encoding LOW QUALITY PROTEIN: DNA repair and recombination protein RAD54 (The sequence of the model RefSeq protein was modified relative to this genomic sequence to represent the inferred CDS: substituted 1 base at 1 genomic stop codon) has product MPSRSKCNRVADEEEEDEEIVAVSSDADESEPESAVGSGAEEEEEEDDDDYVGESSDAGGGSGDGDEEGGSGDIGDGEDGGGRVRSARRGVTAPDLERKSQNVDALVRGNLVVRRQPLIPRILSVSDAAAIARKPFKPPCQNGYSENNEQLSRRLSARKRFVPWGSVQPFAVTNILPRSPAVASDDSVEKEETLPPGIEPLILWQPEGCDKENNNFSAIEVDHLLVRYLRPHQREGVQFMFDCVSGLLNDDGIAGCILADDMGLGKTLQSITLLYTLLCQGFDGKPMVKRAVIVTPTSLVSNWESEIIKWLKGRVQLLALCESTRADVLSGIESFLKPLSRLQVLIISYETFRMHSSKFERPGSCDLLICDEAHRLKNDQTLTNKALAALPCKRRVLLSGTPMQNDLEEFFSMVNFTNPGVLGDASYFRRYYEAPIICGREPTASAEEKNLGSERSAELSAKVNQFILRRTNALLSNHLPPKIVEVVCCKLTSLQTTLYNHFIHSKNVKRLISEETKQSKILAYITALKKLCNHPKLIYDTIKSNNSGGSGFDDCLRFFPPELFSGRSGSWTGGEGMWVELSGKMHVLARILGHLRQKTDDRIVLVSNYTQTLDLFAQLCRERRYPYIRLDGATSINKRQKLVNQFNDLSRDEFVFLLSSKAGGCGLNLVGGNRLILFDPDWNPANDKQAAARVWRDGQKKRVYIYRFLSTGTIEEKVYQRQMSKEGLQKVIQQEQADGKMKGSSLSTEDLRDLFTFHEQVSSEIHENLKCNRCSKDDCMVLDGSEFESAATEHEAFNSGGKDYVDIGGFGEISGCVQKMKSSNQQIGRPSEEDLGSWGHHSDPSTVPDTILQCSAGDEVSFVFTNQIDGKLVPVESIARPATHRTNEMTVSAEKDVGKINPSNVTGTEKQSLLGKKLKMMGFNLKHSSIKCPMKSRRMLPNCLQGLSKTSLSSDHQXTKKLHLSSDVSDDDFV; this is encoded by the exons ATGCCTTCGAGGAGCAAGTGCAaccgcgtcgccgacgaggaggaggaggatgaggagatTGTCGCCGTCTCCTCCGACGCCGACGAATCGGAGCCGGAGTCCGCGGTGGGGAGCggtgcggaggaggaggaggaggaggacgacgacgactacgTGGGGGAGAGCAGTGACGCGGGCGGGGGcagcggtgacggcgatgAGGAAGGAGGTAGCGGCGACATTGGCGATGGCGAGGACGGCGGGGGGCGAGTTCGGAGCGCGCGTCGCGGCGTGACGGCGCCCGATCTGGAGAGAAAATCGCAGAACGTGGATGCCCTTGTCAG GGGAAATCTGGTTGTAAGAAGGCAGCCACTTATTCCACGCATTCTTTCAGTTTCTGATGCGGCAGCGATAGCTCGAAAACCATTCAAACCTCCCTGTCAAAATGGATACAGTGAAAATAATGAGCAACTTTCTCGGCGTCTTTCGGCTCGTAAAAGATTTGTCCCATGGGGTTCGGTTCAGCCATTTGCAGTTACAAATATTCTTCCACGGTCACCTGCTGTTGCTAGTGATGATTCTGTAGAAAAGGAAGAAACTCTTCCACCAGGCATAGAGCCATTGATTTTGTGGCAGCCTGAGGGGTGTGACAAggaaaacaataatttttctGCAATTGAGGTTGATCACTTGCTTGTACGTTACCTTCGACCCCATCAAAG GGAAGGAGTTCAGTTTATGTTTGATTGTGTATCTGGGTTATTAAATGATGATGGAATAGCTGGTTGCATTTTAGCTGATGACATGGG ATTGGGGAAGACTTTACAGTCGATAACTTTACTATACACCCTTCTTTGCCAAGGATTTGATGGTAAGCCAATGGTTAAAAGGGCTGTCATCGTAACACCCACAAGTTTAGTTAGCAACTGGGAATCTGAGATAATTAAGTGGTTAAAAGGCAGAGTGCAGCTGCTTGCTCTTTGTGAAAGCACACGCGCTGACGTTCTTTCTGGAATTGAAAGTTTCTTAAAACCTTTGAGTCGTCTTCAG GTACTCATCATATCTTATGAGACCTTCCGCATGCATTCTTCAAAATTTGAGAGGCCAGGAAGCTGTGACCTCCTGATATGTGACGAGGCCCACAGGCTGAAAAATGATCAGACCCTAACCAATAAA GCCTTGGCTGCCCTTCCTTGTAAACGGCGTGTCCTGTTATCAGGTACCCCAATGCAG AATGATCTGGAGGAATTCTTTTCAAtggtaaatttcacaaatccAGGTGTTCTGGGGGACGCTTCATATTTCCGTAGATATTATGAA GCACCAATCATTTGCGGAAGAGAGCCCACAGCAAGTGCAGAAGAAAAGAATTTGGGATCTGAAAGATCTGCAGAGCTCAGTGCCAAAGTAAATCAG TTTATATTGAGACGGACGAATGCCCTGTTATCCAATCACTTGCCCCCAAAG ATCGTTGAAGTAGTATGCTGCAAGTTAACTTCTTTGCAGACTACACTGTACAATCACTTCATACATTCAAAAAAT GTTAAACGCTTGATATCTGAAGAAACAAAGcaatccaaaattttggcttatattaCTGCTCTTAAGAAGTTATGCAACCATCCAaag CTGATCTATGACACCATAAAAAGTAATAATTCAGGGGGTTCTGGTTTTGATGACTGCTTGCGTTTTTTCCCTCCGGAACTGTTTTCAGGAAG ATCTGGATCATGGACTGGTGGAGAAGGGATGTGGGTAGAACTGTCTGGCAAAATGCACGTGTTGGCTAGAATACTGGGGCACCTCCGCCAGAAAACTGATGATCGCATTGTTCTTGTATCAAATTATACCCAG ACATTAGATCTATTTGCACAATTATGTCGGGAAAGGAGATACCCATATATTAGGCTTGATGGAGCAACATCCATTAATAAAAGGCAAAAATTGGTGAATCAATTCAACGATCTATCCAGA GATGAGTTTGTCTTCCTACTCAGTAGCAAGGCAGGTGGTTGTGGGCTCAATTTGGTAGGTGGAAATCGATTGATTCTCTTTGACCCTGATTGGAACCCTGCCAATGATAAGCAG GCTGCTGCTAGAGTATGGAGAGATGGACAAAAAAAGAGAGTGTACATATACAGGTTCTTAAGCACAGGAACCATTGAGGAGAAG GTATATCAGCGTCAGATGTCAAAAGAGGGTCTCCAAAAAGTTATTCAACAAGAACAAGCAGATGGCAAAATGAAG GGAAGTTCTCTTTCAACAGAAGATCTGCGTGATCTGTTTACCTTCCATGAACAAGTCAG TTCTGAGATACATGAAAATTTGAAGTGCAACCGTTGTAGCAAGGATGACTGTATGGTTCTCGATGGTAGTGAATTTGAATCAGCAGCCACCGAGCACGAGGCTTTTAATTCAGGAGGAAAAGATTATGTTGATATTGGTGGGTTCGGAGAGATCTCTGGATGTGTGCAGAAAATGAAAAGTTCGAATCAACAG ATTGGAAGACCTTCTGAAGAAGATTTAGGAAGTTGGGGCCATCATTCTGATCCATCAACTGTACCTGATACTATACTCCAATGTTCTGCTGGTGATGAG gtttcttttgttttcacaAACCAGATTGACGGGAAACTTGTTCCAGTTGAATCTATTGCACGACCTGCAACTCATCGAACAAATGAAATGACAGTTAGTGCAGAAAAAGATGTGGGGAAAATCAATCCTTCTAATGTAACCGGAACCGAAAAACAATCTCTacttggaaaaaaattgaagatgaTGGGATTCAATTTAAAGCATTCATCTATAAAATGTCCAATGAAGTCCAGAAGAATGCTGCCAAACTGCTTGCAAGGGCTTAGCAAAACCAGTCTATCTTCAGATCATCAATGAACTAAGAAGCTTCACCTTAGTTCTGACGTATCTGATGATGATTTTGTTTGA